From the Methanonatronarchaeum thermophilum genome, the window CGATCAAAACATCTTCAACACCATGTTTTTCGATTATCTCTAAGAAATCTATCGATACGGGGTTTACTGGAAACTCCCCAATCAAAGGTATTTCATCACCAACCGACAGATTGATTGCAGGCTTTACGCTCCAACCACCATCCTGAACAATAAATGGATGGTCCTCCGTCGCTTTCAAAGAACGACCGCTTTCCGTAAACACCTCAACCAAAACATCATTATAAGGTCTTTCAGTAACGGTGGTAATCTCTTTAAACTCCCGACTACCTGTATCTAAATCTAGACTGTAAGCCTTCAAACTACAATCTTTGATAAACAAACTATGGAGCTTCTCTATCGGAATATACTTTAACTCACCATCTACCTCTACCAAAACCCTCTCCCCGGTAGGTAAACAACTTCCACCAAAACCAACACCACTATCTAAAAAACTACGTTCTACACGCTTATCCAACCCAACCCCATCCATAACCTCATACGAATCAATATCAAGTTTTTTACATATATTCCCAACTTCATTAGCAAAACTAATTTTGGTTGCAAGCAAAGAATTGCTGGCGTACTTAACCATCTCAGCCGTCTTTACATCGGTTTCAAACACTTGGAAACCATCATCAATCAAAGGCCTATACAGCTGCTTCAAATTCTCAACTGCCTCTTCATCACCACCTAAAACAATCCTATCCGGCTCCATAAAATCATATACCGCCGTTCCTTCACGCAGAAACTCAGGGTTACATGCCAACAACAAACTATCCTTCCTCAACCCACTTTTCTCCAAAACAACCCTACCAACCTCCTTAGTACTACCAGGCAGAACAGTACTCTTAACAACAACCATATGGCTTTCCTCCGACATCAACGCCTTACCAAGCTCCCGAGCACCATCCAAAACAACCGACAAATCAAGACCCCCATCCTCACAACTAGGTGTAGGCAAACAAATAAAAGTAATATCAGTATCTCCAACAACACCATAATCAGTAGTCGCATAAAAACGAGAACCCAGATGTTCATCAAGTAACTTCTGAAGACCCGGCTCATGAATGTGAAGCACACCACTATTCAAACCATCTACAACATCCGGATCAATATCAACATTAACAGTCTCATGCCCAAGCTCAGCAAGACACAAAGCAGTCGTAGTACCAACATAACCAGAACCAACAATACTAACCTTCATAACACCTATTATCTAATCCTCAAAAAGAAAAATCCTAACGGATAAAAAACAAAAAAAAAGAACAAAAAAAACAAGAAAATAAAAGTTTGAGTTAAAATGAATCTTTAGAAATGATGTAATCTCTGTATTTAGAGTAGCCGGTGGGTTTTATAGAGTGGTTAGTTGGGTTGTTTTGTTTTTTCTGGGTTAGGTTTCTGTTGGTTGTGGTATTTTTTGTGGGTCTTCTTCGTATAGGTGTGGGGTTTTTTGTTCTGATTTTGGGATTATGATTTTGTGGCCGTCGATGTTTTTTATTTTTATTTTTATTTGGTATACTGGTTCTATGTTTTTTTTGGATAGTGTTTCTGGTCCGCCTGATGCGTGTATTTGTCCTTTTTTCATGATTATTATTTGGTCGCAGTATCTTGCTGCTAGGTTGAGGTCGTGTATTGCTATTAGGACTAGTATGTTGTTTTTGGTTTGTTTTCTTGTTATGTTGAGCATTTCTATTTGGTGTTTGATGTCTAGGTTGTTTGTGGGTTCGTCTAGGACCAGTATTTTGGGTTTTTGTGCTAGAGCTCTGGCTAGAATGACTTTTTGTCTTTGACCTCCGCTTAGTTCGTCTAGGCCGCGCATTGCTAGGTGGTTTAGGTCGAATTTGTTGATTAGGTTTCTGACTATTTTTAGGTCTTTTTTGCTTGGTTTCCAGCCTAGATAGGGTTTTCTTCCCATTAGTATGGTGTCGAATACTGTTATTGAGAAGTTTACTTCTTCGGCTTGGGGTACGTATCCGATTTTTCTGGCTCTTTGTTTTTTGTCTATTTGGGGTAGGCTGGATCCATCTATTTTTATGTCTCCTTGTTTTGGTGTGAGGATTCCGGATATGCATTTGAGTAGGGTTGTTTTTCCACAGCCGTTGGGTCCTAATAATCCGATTACCTGTCCTTTTTGTAGGTTTAGGTTGATGTTTTTGAGGACTTTGTGTCCATTGTAGTCGTAATTAACGTTGTTTACTTGTATTGTTACCAATTTCTTTTCCTCCTTCTGAGTATTAGGTATAGGAATAGTGGTACACCTAGGAATGAGGTTAGTATTCCTACTGGTAGTACTTCGGGGTATATTATGGTTCTAGCTACGGTGTCTGAAGCTACAAGTATTATTGCGCCGATTATTGCGGATGCTGGTACGAGGAATCTGTGGTCGGTTCCATATATCATTCTTGTTATGTGTGGGGCTACCAACCCGATGAATCCTATTGTTCCTAGGAAGGATACTGCTGCGGCAGTCATTAAGCTGGCTACAACCATTCCGTATATCCTTATTTTTTCTACGTCAACTCCTAAACTGGATGCGGTTTCATCACCTAGCATTAAAGCGTTGAAGTCCCAGGTCCATTTAACTACAGGTATCAGCATTATTAGTAGTATTATTGTTACTATTCCGGTGTTCATCCAGTCTGCTTTACCTAAACTTCCGAAAAGCCAGTAAACTATCGCTGTAACCTCTGATTCGTCACCTATATACTGTAGTAGTGATAGTCCGGCTGAGAAAAGGTACATCATTGCGATACCGGCAAGTATGAGGGTTGCGCTGTCTGAACCCTTCATTTTGGTGATGCCGATGATTAGGAAGGCTGGTGCGAGTGCGAAAATGAATGCACTTATGACTAAAACCCAGTCTTGACCGATTAAGGTTTGAAGTCCTAGAAAACCGCCTGTAACAATCACTAATGCGGCTCCGAATCCAGCACCTGATGCTACACCCAGTGTGTATGGAGATGCCAGAGGGTTTTTCAGTATGTTCTGCATTACGACTCCAGCGACGGCTAAACAGGCTCCAGCAACTATTGCCATGAAAACCCTCGGCATTCTTAGGTGCCAGACAATGGTTGACTCTAGATGGCTTGAACTGAATGTAGTTGGGAAAAACCTGTTTAAAACTGCGTTTACAGCTTCAACTATCCCAACGGTGGCACTTCCAGCTGACAGTGAAGCAATAGAAGTTATACCTAAGATTATGAGGCTGGTGACCAAAAACAGATATTTTCTATTTATATATTTGGCGTATCCATCCTCAGAATCCCAATAACCTCCATGTTCCAACCCCATACATTAACCACTTTCTTTGTTATTTGCTGTAATACCAAATCCCATCATACTCTATTCCATGGAAATCCTCTAGATATTCTTCATGAACTTCCATTGGATCTATATCTTCATATACATCTGGATAGAGATACTCAGCCATAATTAATGTACCAATGTTGTTTTGCATTGTTGATAAGACGTTTTGAGATACCAATACGAGCTCGTCGTTTTTAACCGCATCTGTCTCCGACAACCCCTCCCTATCAACAATATCGTTGTACATCTGTTCAGCGTTCTCTGTACAGTTCACATCATACCCTAGTACACTTGAATCCTGAACCACCTTCATCATAGCATCCGGATTGTTATCAAGAACCCATTCAGCACTTACGGTAGGATATGTCCTGTCTCGGTCTCCAGCAATGTTGTTTGCTCCAACCAACTCAACAACCTGGTGGTAGTTACTTTCGTTTGTAGAGGCAGTGCTCCACTCTTCAAATCCCTCAATATAAACATCTTTCACTTCACTCTCGTTTATATCACCAGCAAGCTCTTTAACCTCATCCATATGTTTGTTATAGAAGTTAAGTAGCTCTTCAGCCTCATCTTCCTTGTCTAGTATTTCACCTAGTATCTCTATCTCCTCTTCTATACTATCCATCTTATAGAAATCAAGCCTAACAACATCTATTCCAAACGGCTTTAAATCATCTTCAAGATCTTCAGTATACTCAGTGTATGTAAGAACTAAATCAGGTTTTGGTTCAAGACTAGCTATCTCCTCTGGATTAGGATTGAAGATGTTTCCAACACTATCAATCTCACCTAAATCTCCCCAGAAATCACCGCTCATATAGTCATTTATTCCAACCACCTTATCTTCAGCCCCCAAAGCTCTAACAGCTTCGGCTGAATCACTAGTTAACGTCACTACATTCTCAACAGGATAGTTAATTTCAATCTCCTCTCCAGTAGAATCAACAATTGTTATCCGTTCCTTATCACTCTCGAAATAATCTACACAACCACCGACCAACAATACAGATGACAACAAACAGACAACAAACAATAATTTTAGATATTTACGCGGTACCAATTTACATTCCTCCAACAAAAAAACTGTTTACTTAAAAACATAACAATAAAACGCTATCCATATAAACACATCTTAGTAACGACCTTCCATTTATAAACAGTTTTTTATAGATTTATTTGAAATATAGGATAAAAACAAATAAATATTACGATACCACTCAAACATAACAAGAACCGTATAAAAAAACAGAAAAAATAACAACAAAAGGTCGATAAAAAAACAAACAAATACATTACACAAACTTTTCTATCAAACCAAAGACAATTAACAGATGTGAACCAAATCAAAATAGATGTAAATCAAAGCTCTATGTTGTGATTTCTTTATGAATGTTAATGAAACTACACTTGAATTAGTTGAAGAGTTGATCGCGTGGGCCGAAGAAATCAACATCGAGGTTTTTCAAGTAGGCGAATCAACAATAATCGATTGTTCAAAGGGAGGATATGACGCTGGAGCTCTATACACTATGGCCTGCCAAGGAGGTCTAGCAACAACAGGTTTTACCGAAATGGATATAAACGGAACTATGTTTCCAGCAACACAAAACTATACAGATAATCCTGTTTTAGCCTGTATAGGATGTCAGAAAGCGGATCTAAACCTTGATGGAGCCATAGGCTCTGGACCTGCAAAACTTCTTACAACCGAATGCAATACACCTGAAAAACAAGAATCAGATTTCGCCGTTCTAACATTAGAAACAGACAAAACCCCTACAAAAGAAACACTCGAGAAATTTGCAGATAGATGTGGAGTTGCAGCAAACTGTTTATACGTATTAACCGCCCCAACAAACAGCCTGGTAGGAAGTATACAGATATCCGCCCGCGCAATAGAAACCACGTTATATAGGCTCCAGAGACAAGGATACAACCTAGAAAACATAATATCCGGTTTCGCAACAACACCAATCCCACCAATAGCAGAAGACCCTGTAAAAGCAATGGGACGAACAAACGACGCAGTCATATATGGAAGCAAAGTACACCTAACCACTAAAAAAGACAGCGACAAATTCAAAAAAACACCATCCAAAAACTCAGAAAAATACGGCAAACCAATGATAGAAGTATACAAAGAAGCCGACAAAGATTTCTACAAAATCGACCAAGACTTCTTCGCACCAGCCCAGATAACAGTTAACACAACCAACAACGGAAAACTCAAAAAATATGGAGAAATCAACCCCCAACAACTAAAAAAATCATTCAAAATAGAGGACTAAAAAATGGGACTAAACTACAAAGAAGCAGGAGTAGACATAAACCAAGAAGAAAAAACAATAGAAGCACTCGCAACAGCACTAGCCGGAACAACAAAAACACGCAAAGGAGAACACCAACCACTCGACATAAAAGGCCATTACGCAGGCCTAATCAACATCGGAGACAAAATAATAGCAATGGCAACAGACGGAGTAGGAAGCAAACTAATAACCGCCAACGAAATGAACGACTACACCGGCATAGGAATAGACTGCATAGCAATGAACGTAAACGACATAATCTGCACAGGCGCAGAACCAATCGCCTTCGTAGACTACCTAGCATTCGAAAAACCAAAACCAGAACAAGCCAAAGAAATAGGAAAAAGCATAAAAAAAGGAGCAAAACAAGCAAACATAACCGTCCTAGGAGGCGAAACAGCAACACTACCAGAAATAATACGAGGATTCGACATAGCCGGAACATGCATCGGACTCGCAGACCCAGAAAACCTAGTACTAGGAAACGAAATAAACATAGGAGACAAAATAATAGGAATAAAAAGCTCCGGAATCCACAGCAACGGCCTAACACTCGCCCGAAAAACAATAGAAAACTCCGAAATCAACTACCACACCAAAATAAACGGCCAAAAAATAGGTAAAACACTACTAACACCAACCAGAATCTACGTAAAAGAAATACTAGAAATAAACAAAAAATGCAACATAACAGGCCTAGCCCACATAACAGGCGGAGGACTAAGAAACCTAAACAGACTAGGCGACTACAAATACAACATAAAAAACCCACAAAAACCCCAACCAATATTCCAAAAAATACAAGAACTAGGAAACATCACAAACAAAGAAATGTACAGAGTATTCAACATGGGAACCGGATTCTGCATAACAACACCAAACCCAGAAAAACCACTCAAAATACTAAAAAAACACAACAGAGAAGCCAAAATAATCGGAGAAATACAAGAAGGCAAATCAATCCACATAAAGGGAGTCGGAAAACTATAAAAAAACAAACATCCAACCCAAAACACACCAAAAAACAAAACCCCCTAAAAACCAGTATAAGGAGTTTTTTTAACTTATTTGGGGTGTGAAGTTCTCTTCCTTATGGAACGAATGTGGAGTTAGGTTGGGGATGGATCACTTGAACCTATAAAAAAAGTTGTTGAGGAAGTTACTTTATGGAGTATGATTATGAATAGGGGTTACAAGTATTGTCTCTATCCTTTAGAACAGGATAAGCATGAACTGGTAAAACTTCTTGAACTGTGCCGACAGGTCTACAACCATTTCCTTGAAGAACTCAACGTAGCAGATAATATTTTAGGTAAGGGACTTGCCGAAGTTACGTCTGCAGAGAATGCAACCTCTACAGACAACAAACACCAGATTCAGTTCTGTGATGTATCTGCAAGTTGTGTCATCGAAACAGGAAGCCCCTTCCACCTCGAAGCATAGCTGAGAGATGGTAGTGGGTAGTTCACAGCTTCAACCTCTCTTTTATTTCATCATAACTTTCTTTCAAGTCCTGCGATATCACTCTGGTATCCCCTAAAACCGGCATGAAATTTGAATCACCTTCCCACCTTGGGACGATATGAGTATGTATATGTGTATCTATACCGGCTCCAGCCACCCGACCTAGATTTGTACCAACATTATATCCATCAGGATTAAAAACCTCATCACTAGCTTCTATAT encodes:
- a CDS encoding ABC transporter ATP-binding protein, producing the protein MVTIQVNNVNYDYNGHKVLKNINLNLQKGQVIGLLGPNGCGKTTLLKCISGILTPKQGDIKIDGSSLPQIDKKQRARKIGYVPQAEEVNFSITVFDTILMGRKPYLGWKPSKKDLKIVRNLINKFDLNHLAMRGLDELSGGQRQKVILARALAQKPKILVLDEPTNNLDIKHQIEMLNITRKQTKNNILVLIAIHDLNLAARYCDQIIIMKKGQIHASGGPETLSKKNIEPVYQIKIKIKNIDGHKIIIPKSEQKTPHLYEEDPQKIPQPTET
- a CDS encoding FecCD family ABC transporter permease, whose product is MGLEHGGYWDSEDGYAKYINRKYLFLVTSLIILGITSIASLSAGSATVGIVEAVNAVLNRFFPTTFSSSHLESTIVWHLRMPRVFMAIVAGACLAVAGVVMQNILKNPLASPYTLGVASGAGFGAALVIVTGGFLGLQTLIGQDWVLVISAFIFALAPAFLIIGITKMKGSDSATLILAGIAMMYLFSAGLSLLQYIGDESEVTAIVYWLFGSLGKADWMNTGIVTIILLIMLIPVVKWTWDFNALMLGDETASSLGVDVEKIRIYGMVVASLMTAAAVSFLGTIGFIGLVAPHITRMIYGTDHRFLVPASAIIGAIILVASDTVARTIIYPEVLPVGILTSFLGVPLFLYLILRRRKRNW
- a CDS encoding ABC transporter substrate-binding protein gives rise to the protein MSSVLLVGGCVDYFESDKERITIVDSTGEEIEINYPVENVVTLTSDSAEAVRALGAEDKVVGINDYMSGDFWGDLGEIDSVGNIFNPNPEEIASLEPKPDLVLTYTEYTEDLEDDLKPFGIDVVRLDFYKMDSIEEEIEILGEILDKEDEAEELLNFYNKHMDEVKELAGDINESEVKDVYIEGFEEWSTASTNESNYHQVVELVGANNIAGDRDRTYPTVSAEWVLDNNPDAMMKVVQDSSVLGYDVNCTENAEQMYNDIVDREGLSETDAVKNDELVLVSQNVLSTMQNNIGTLIMAEYLYPDVYEDIDPMEVHEEYLEDFHGIEYDGIWYYSK
- the mch gene encoding methenyltetrahydromethanopterin cyclohydrolase, which codes for MNVNETTLELVEELIAWAEEINIEVFQVGESTIIDCSKGGYDAGALYTMACQGGLATTGFTEMDINGTMFPATQNYTDNPVLACIGCQKADLNLDGAIGSGPAKLLTTECNTPEKQESDFAVLTLETDKTPTKETLEKFADRCGVAANCLYVLTAPTNSLVGSIQISARAIETTLYRLQRQGYNLENIISGFATTPIPPIAEDPVKAMGRTNDAVIYGSKVHLTTKKDSDKFKKTPSKNSEKYGKPMIEVYKEADKDFYKIDQDFFAPAQITVNTTNNGKLKKYGEINPQQLKKSFKIED
- the purM gene encoding phosphoribosylformylglycinamidine cyclo-ligase, producing MGLNYKEAGVDINQEEKTIEALATALAGTTKTRKGEHQPLDIKGHYAGLINIGDKIIAMATDGVGSKLITANEMNDYTGIGIDCIAMNVNDIICTGAEPIAFVDYLAFEKPKPEQAKEIGKSIKKGAKQANITVLGGETATLPEIIRGFDIAGTCIGLADPENLVLGNEINIGDKIIGIKSSGIHSNGLTLARKTIENSEINYHTKINGQKIGKTLLTPTRIYVKEILEINKKCNITGLAHITGGGLRNLNRLGDYKYNIKNPQKPQPIFQKIQELGNITNKEMYRVFNMGTGFCITTPNPEKPLKILKKHNREAKIIGEIQEGKSIHIKGVGKL
- a CDS encoding helix-turn-helix domain-containing protein, with the protein product MNRGYKYCLYPLEQDKHELVKLLELCRQVYNHFLEELNVADNILGKGLAEVTSAENATSTDNKHQIQFCDVSASCVIETGSPFHLEA